One stretch of Microvirga lotononidis DNA includes these proteins:
- a CDS encoding calcium-binding protein — MATFYGNDWPNLIRGTSGSDVIYGFGSGDDLYGNGGNDAIYGGWGYDIVFGGDGDDYLNGGDGPDDLYGQSRNDTLVGGYGFDFLFGGSGNDRLSGGANDDNLYGGSGQDSLSGGSGADLLEGGTGPDILTGGTGGDAFVFSKGSSGITTASADTITDWSAGTDWIGMPIAGTSSNYREAGTTATSIADAAAQAEATFTNSRIVHVFLYHPGTDTGYLLSDLDNDHQFETGVVLKGAGSAADMNYRSIIYL; from the coding sequence ATGGCGACCTTTTATGGGAACGATTGGCCGAATCTGATCCGGGGAACCTCAGGCAGCGACGTGATCTACGGCTTCGGCAGCGGTGACGACCTCTACGGCAATGGTGGAAACGACGCTATCTATGGCGGCTGGGGCTACGACATCGTCTTCGGTGGCGATGGCGACGATTACCTGAACGGTGGAGACGGCCCCGACGACCTTTATGGTCAATCGCGGAATGATACACTCGTCGGCGGCTATGGTTTCGATTTCCTCTTCGGCGGAAGCGGAAACGACCGCCTGTCCGGTGGAGCGAATGACGATAACCTGTATGGCGGTTCAGGACAGGATAGCCTCTCGGGAGGTTCCGGCGCCGACCTCCTGGAGGGTGGCACGGGACCCGACATTCTGACCGGCGGCACCGGAGGCGATGCGTTCGTATTCTCGAAGGGCTCATCGGGCATCACGACTGCAAGCGCAGACACGATCACCGACTGGAGTGCAGGCACCGACTGGATCGGAATGCCAATCGCAGGAACGTCGTCGAACTACCGGGAAGCCGGCACGACCGCGACATCCATCGCGGATGCGGCAGCCCAGGCGGAGGCGACGTTCACCAACTCCAGGATCGTGCACGTGTTCCTGTACCACCCCGGGACGGATACGGGATACCTGCTCTCGGACCTCGACAACGATCATCAGTTCGAGACTGGTGTTGTTCTGAAGGGCGCTGGCAGCGCAGCGGATATGAACTACCGCTCCATCATCTATCTCTAG
- a CDS encoding ABC transporter permease: protein MHPRVLGPALVAPALATVALFFVYPLAYSLVSSVQTPDGWGWANIVKVYELYRSDIIFTVMIIGFSTFMIGLFSTAIGGYLVLGENPRTVAILKWLYRWPLFIPFVVAGQVMRTFLAKNGMLNNTLIRLDLLSPLNAASLLDWRGIIVTFVWKQTPFVALLLSGAMASLDRGTIEAARNLGASRPRILIEIIVPQVRASLTVGLTLSFVTMMSVLSVPLMINAQTPTTITANMAFRINAYGDYGVANALGVISIILTSGVAWLYLRQASRDKSRAVA from the coding sequence ATGCACCCACGAGTCCTTGGTCCCGCCCTCGTTGCTCCTGCGTTGGCGACAGTGGCACTGTTCTTCGTCTATCCGCTCGCCTACTCGCTCGTCAGCTCCGTTCAGACGCCGGATGGCTGGGGATGGGCCAATATCGTCAAGGTTTACGAGCTCTATCGCAGCGACATCATCTTCACGGTGATGATCATCGGGTTTTCGACCTTTATGATCGGTCTGTTCTCGACCGCCATCGGCGGATATCTCGTGCTGGGAGAAAACCCACGCACGGTAGCGATCCTCAAATGGCTCTATCGCTGGCCGCTCTTCATCCCCTTCGTCGTGGCCGGGCAGGTGATGCGCACGTTCCTTGCCAAGAACGGCATGCTCAACAACACGCTCATCCGGTTGGATCTTCTCAGTCCCCTGAACGCTGCCAGTCTTCTCGACTGGCGGGGCATCATCGTTACGTTCGTCTGGAAGCAGACGCCGTTCGTTGCGCTGCTTCTGTCGGGCGCCATGGCTTCTCTCGACAGGGGAACCATCGAGGCGGCCCGGAACCTGGGCGCCTCGCGTCCGCGGATCCTGATCGAGATCATCGTGCCTCAAGTGCGCGCGAGCCTGACCGTCGGTCTGACCTTGAGCTTCGTGACCATGATGTCCGTCCTCTCGGTGCCCCTGATGATCAACGCCCAGACGCCCACGACGATTACGGCCAACATGGCGTTCCGCATCAATGCTTACGGCGATTACGGTGTAGCCAACGCGCTGGGCGTGATCTCGATCATCCTCACCAGCGGCGTGGCCTGGCTGTATCTGCGTCAGGCTTCCAGAGACAAATCCAGGGCAGTCGCATGA